GTTATCGCGCTTGCCAAGCGGGAGCCCCATGCGCCTGATCTGGTGATCGCCAGTGGAGACATTGCCCAGGATAGTTCGGAGACAGCCTATCGGGTCTTCCAGGAAAAGATGAGCGTTTATTCTTGCCCGGTCATCTGGTTCCCTGGTAACCACGATGATGTCGAGGTCATGCACGAGGTGATTGCCGGTACGAACGCCGAACAGCGTCGATTGCTTGTCGGTGGCTGGCAGTTGATCTTCCTGAATTCGGCAGTGCCTGGAAAGGTCTACGGTGCGTTGTCCTCCGGGGAATTGTCTTTCCTGAATGACTGTCTCGCGGAGCACCCCGAGCGGCCGACGCTGATTGCGTTCCACCATCATCCTGTGGACGTCAATTGCACCTGGATGTCACAAATTGGTTTGACCAACAGCGACGCCCTGATGGCGGTGCTCGAAGGGCAGTCCCAGGTCAGGGCACTGCTCTGGGGGCATATCCACCAGACCTGGGATGGCGAGCTTAACGGCATGCGCCTGATGGCCACGCCGTCCACGTGTATCCAGTTCGCCCCAGGATCGAACGAGTTTTCCATCGACGGCCAGGCGCCCGGGTATCGCTGGATCGACCTCTACCCCGACGGGACGCTGGACACTCATGTCCGCCGTGCCGAGGATTACGTGTTTACCGTCGACCTGGATAGTCAGGGTTATTGA
The window above is part of the Marinobacter nanhaiticus D15-8W genome. Proteins encoded here:
- the cpdA gene encoding 3',5'-cyclic-AMP phosphodiesterase, which translates into the protein MPSPVSPENIATRAPSLRILQLTDPHLMADPEGTLLGMNTRESLDAVIALAKREPHAPDLVIASGDIAQDSSETAYRVFQEKMSVYSCPVIWFPGNHDDVEVMHEVIAGTNAEQRRLLVGGWQLIFLNSAVPGKVYGALSSGELSFLNDCLAEHPERPTLIAFHHHPVDVNCTWMSQIGLTNSDALMAVLEGQSQVRALLWGHIHQTWDGELNGMRLMATPSTCIQFAPGSNEFSIDGQAPGYRWIDLYPDGTLDTHVRRAEDYVFTVDLDSQGY